One window of the Panulirus ornatus isolate Po-2019 chromosome 12, ASM3632096v1, whole genome shotgun sequence genome contains the following:
- the LOC139751744 gene encoding uncharacterized protein, with amino-acid sequence MSTAPFIVRLFLLVLGISLAVHGNEREHLREIHGRMLSLIQDNILQNVIKELKDTMKVMEDEGARRKLLELLNAMDLQVTKGGKDDKCIQFSLSSDTCSMDFKLARMAEVLPKLSHKISKVKDCPTLLQAAHPIFSNPCICQQIHISKGCPEVMHKIAEAAKIFC; translated from the exons atgtcGACCGCTCCATTCATCGTTAGGTTGTTTCTCCTGGTGCTAGGCATCAGTCTGGCGGTCCACGGCAACGAGAGAGAGCACCTCCGAGAAATCCACGGAAGAATGTTGAGCCTGATCCAGGATAACATCCTGCAGAATGTCATCAAGGAGCTGAAGGACACTATGAAGGTAATGGAGGACGAAGGGGCCCGCAGGAAGCTACTCGAGCTTCTCAACGCCATGGATCTACAGGTGACGAAGGGAGGCAAGGACGATAAGTGCATCCAGTTCTCCCTCAGTAGCGACACCTGCAGCATG GACTTCAAGTTAGCGCGTATGGCCGAGGTTCTGCCGAAGTTATCTCACAAGATATCCAAGGTGAAGGACTGTCCGACCCTGCTGCAAGCCGCCCACCCCATCTTCTCCAACCCTTGCATCTGCCAACAAATCCACATCAGCAAGGGCTGCCCCGAGGTGATGCACAAGATCGCTGAAGCCGCCAAAATATTCTGTTAA